A stretch of Malus sylvestris chromosome 11, drMalSylv7.2, whole genome shotgun sequence DNA encodes these proteins:
- the LOC126588997 gene encoding probable calcium-binding protein CML21, with protein MGAVVGKSENTRRFSIHETKLEAKMVEAMQRRAAKGSIMKSFNNLILKFPKIDESFRNCKAIFEQFDEDSNGMIDQEEMKKCFYKLEVSFTDEEIDDLFEACDINEDMGIKFNEFIVLICLVHLLKDDNKAVHTKLQLGLPEMEATFETLVDAFVFLDKNKDGYVSKSEMVEAINETTTGERSSGRIAMKRFEEMDWDKNGMVNFKEFLFAFTRWIGIDDLEDEDED; from the exons ATGGGGGCTGTAGTGGGAAAGAGCGAAAATACTAGGAGGTTTTCGATACATGAAACGAAGCTAGAGGCCAAAATGGTCGAAGCTATGCAGCGCAGAGCAGCTAAAGGAAGTATTATGAAATCATTTAACAACCTCATCTTGAAGTTTCCGAAGATTGACGAGAGCTTCAGAAATTGCAAGGCTATTTTCGAGCAATTTG ATGAAGATTCGAATGGCATGATCGATCAAGAAGAGATGAAAAAGTGTTTCTATAAACTGGAAGTCTCTTTTACAGACGAGGAGATCGATGATCTCTTCGAGGCATGCGATATTAACGAGGATATGGGAATCAAGTTCAACGAGTTCATCGTTCTTATTTGCCTCGTTCATCTTCTCAAGGATGATAACAAAGCCGTTCACACT AAATTGCAACTGGGGTTGCCGGAAATGGAGGCCACATTCGAAACATTGGTAGATGCATTTGTGTTCTTGGATAAGAACAAGGATGGTTATGTCAGCAAGAGCGAGATGGTCGAGGCCATTAACGAAACTACGACAGGGGAACGTTCTTCCGGGCGAATAGCCATGAAAAGATTTG AAGAAATGGACTGGGATAAAAACGGAATGGTGAACTTCAAGGAGTTTCTATTTGCGTTTACTCGATGGATCGGCATTGACGATCTTGAGGACGAGGATGAAGACTGA
- the LOC126589280 gene encoding uncharacterized protein LOC126589280: protein MGSVSHPPHFDGDNYAAWKAKMKSFLWAQDDKVWLAVEEGWEPPTIEETKGKGESSVSISKLKPRKEWSNDERSSSTFNQRALNALFTAVSPEQFNYISKCTMAKEAWDILEVTHEGNSTVKESKLQHLITKFENITMSDDESFSDFYAKLSVIVNGCHNLGDSIPEHRIVKKILRSLPMRFRAKRTAIEESKDLNTYKLEQLIGSLQTYELELPDSKKMKSIALKAIKEEESDGSIEDLSEDELVELTMQIRRFLKSQNSKGREQRTNSGSNSKNFRSLDVSHNKASRSSRTSEHRSSNNRVQCHECQGYKHIASECANTIKRKEKKNKAMKVTWSDSDSGDASSSESEKDTIAFIGTVDGYDTEGSFVEEPDLEEVLRKYSDLYDISVQVKKDNSNLKKKLALVESEKKEAEVEHQSQLDNGEKLRESLLEKIHILQTTISTLTSNKKALEDELVEMKNKVQELSIGSGKIDKMLSYGKNFGDKRGLGFESEKTISSSSITRFVKAYDIPSSRVGADQGVGLTSETSTILANVSNPTKTSINPNKPKQSRKFIPICHFCGIPGHIRPKCNKFRKKNSSQEKVSRNFKKENLKEQFVTYLKEINRIARIISVPSTVVPKVRQVWRRKENQSGVLVNLSPLSSCLY, encoded by the coding sequence ATGGGTTCAGTTTCTCATCCACCACATTTTGATGGTGACAACTATGCTGCGTGGAAGGCGAAAATGAAATCGTTTTTGTGGGCACAAGAtgacaaggtgtggcttgctgTTGAAGAAGGTTGGGAACCTCCGACGATTGAAGAAACCAAAGGTAAAGGAGAGTCCTCTGTGTCTATATCTAAGCTTAAGCCTAGGAAAGAATGGAGCAATGATGAGCGTAGCTCTAGCACTTTTAACCAAAGGGCTTTGAATGCTTTATTCACAGCCGTTTCGCCTGAACAATTCAATTACATAAGTAAGTGTACAATGGCGAAAGAAGCTTGGGACATTCTTGAAGTTACTCATGAGGGTAACTCAACTGTTAAAGAATCCAAACTTCAACATCTCATCACAAAATTCGAAAATATCACAATGTCTGATGATGAAAGTTTCTCTGACTTTTATGCTAAGCTTAGCGTAATTGTCAATGGCTGTCACAATCTTGGTGACAGTATTCCTGAGCATAGGATTGTGAAAAAGATCTTAAGATCACTTCCTATGAGGTTTCGTGCTAAGAGGACGGCGATTGAGGAATCGAAAGATCTAAACACCTACAAGCTTGAGCAATTGATTGGGTCTCTGCAAACGTATGAGTTAGAGCTTCCTGATTCCAAGAAGATGAAAAGTATTGCTCTCAAAGctatcaaagaagaagaaagtgatgGCTCAATTGAAGACTTGTCCGAAGATGAATTGGTTGAATTAACCATGCAAATTAGAAGGTTTCTCAAGTCTCAAAATTCCAAGGGTCGTGAGCAACGAACCAACTCAGGTTCGAACTCAAAAAACTTTCGTTCTCTAGATGTCTCACATAACAAAGCCTCTAGATCATCTAGAACTAGTGAACATAGGAGTTCTAACAATAGGGTTCAGTGTCATGAGTGTCAAGGCTATAAACACATTGCTTCTGAGTGTGCAAACACTAtcaagagaaaagagaagaagaataaggcAATGAAGGTCACTTGGAGCGATAGTGATTCAGGGGATGCATCTTCGTCAGAATCTGAGAAGGATACGATTGCGTTTATAGGAACTGTTGATGGATATGACACAGAAGGTTCATTTGTTGAAGAACCTGACTTGGAAGAAGTCTTGAGAAAATATTCTGATCTCTATGACATCAGTGTGCAAGTAAAGAAGGATAACTCTAACTTGAAGAAGAAACTTGCACTTGTagaaagtgaaaagaaagaagCTGAAGTTGAGCATCAATCTCAGTTGGACAATGGAGAGAAACTGCGAGAGTCATTATTAGAGAAGATACATATTCTTCAAACCACAATAAGCACTCTCACGTCTAATAAGAAAGCtcttgaggatgaattggtTGAGATGAAAAACAAAGTTCAGGAATTAAGCATAGGTTCGGGAAAAATTGACAAGATGCTTAGCTATGGAAAGAATTTTGGAGATAAAAGAGGTCTAGGATTTGAGTCTGAAAAGACTATTAGTTCTTCTTCCATCACGAGATTTGTCAAAGCATATGATATTCCTAGCTCGAGAGTAGGTGCTGATCAAGGTGTAGGTCTTACTTCTGAAACATCTACAATCCTTGCAAATGTGTCAAATCCTACCAAGACTTCAATTAATCCTAATAAACCCAAACAATCTAGGAAGTTCATTCCTATATGTCATTTTTGTGGGATCCCTGGTCACATCCGGCCTAAGTGCAATaagtttagaaagaaaaattcttCTCAAGAAAAAGTTTCAAGGaactttaaaaaagaaaatcttaaggaacaatttgtgACTTATTTGAAAGAGATTAATCGGATTGCAAGAATTATATCTGTTCCAAGTACGGTAGTTCCAAAAGTAAGACAAGtttggagaagaaaagagaatcaaagTGGTGTACTTGTCAATTTATCTCCACTTTCAAGTTGTTTATATTGA
- the LOC126590863 gene encoding ubiquitin-conjugating enzyme E2-17 kDa-like translates to MASKRINKELKDLQKDPPASCSAGPVADDMFHWQATIMGPAESPFSGGVFLVSIHFPPDYPFKPPKVAFRTKVYHPNINSNGSICLDILKEQWSPALTISKVLLSICSLLTDPNPDDPLVPEIAHMYKTDRQKYETTARSWTQKYAMG, encoded by the exons ATGGCTTCAAAGAGGATCAACAAGGAGCTGAAGGATCTCCAGAAAGACCCGCCCGCTTCTTGCAGTGCAG GTCCTGTTGCTGATGATATGTTCCACTGGCAAGCAACAATTATGGGTCCCGCAGAAAGCCCGTTTTCAGGTGGTGTTTTTCTCGTGTCCATTCACTTCCCGCCTGATTACCCTTTCAAGCCACCCAAG GTTGCCTTCCGAACAAAAGTTTACCATCCGAACATCAATAGCAATGGTAGTATCTGCCTggacatcctcaaggagcagtGGAGTCCTGCCCTGACCATTTCCAAG GTCCTCCTCTCCATTTGCTCCCTGCTGACAGATCCAAACCCCGATGATCCTCTGGTGCCTGAGATTGCGCACATGTACAAGACTGATCGACAGAAGTATGAGACAACTGCTCGATCCTGGACCCAGAAGTATGCCATGGGCTAG
- the LOC126588996 gene encoding KH domain-containing protein At5g56140-like: MEMMSSSGGGRYMAYSPSPSAPHSPHLSGLRSASSSAALVAAEQEKYLSELLGERHKLCPFLPVLPNCNRLLNQEILRVTTLLGNASVLGQSGIELASPLASRGMFSNGGADVNGWASRFQSEMSGLLQSSSTQNWLSPQSSSSGLIVKRTIRVDIPVDKYPNYNFVGRLLGPRGNSLKRVEVTTECRVLIRGRGSIKDPTKEEMMRGKPGYEHLNEPLHILVEAELPVEIIDTRLLQAREVLEDLLRPVDESQDFYKKQQLRELAMLNGTLREEGSPMSGSVSPFHNSLGMKRAKTRG, translated from the exons ATGGAAATGATGTCATCATCGGGCGGTGGAAGGTACATGGCTTACTCGCCTTCACCGTCGGCACCTCACTCCCCTCACCTCTCCGGCCTTCGCTCCGCCTCCTCCTCCGCCGCTCTCGTCGCCGCCGAGCAAGAAAA ATATCTTTCTGAGCTGCTTGGCGAGCGTCACAAGCTGTGTCCATTTTTGCCAGTGCTGCCGAATTGCAACAGGTTACTAAACCAAG AAATATTGCGTGTAACTACACTGTTGGGGAATGCGTCAGTTTTAGGTCAAAGTGGGATTGAACTTGCTAGCCCCCTGGCATCTAGAGGAATGTTTTCAAATGGAGGTGCTGATGTGAACGGATGGGCATCACGTTTTCAATCAGAA ATGTCAGGTTTATTACAGTCTTCATCAACCCAAAACTGGCTGAGTCCTCAAAGTAGCTCATCTGGTCTAATTGTGAAGCGAACAATCCGGGTGGATATTCCAGTTGACAAATATCCTAAT TATAACTTTGTTGGGCGGTTGCTAGGCCCTAGAGGGAACTCTCTTAAGCGGGTGGAAGTGACTACTGAATGTCGTGTTCTGATCAGGGGACGTGGTAGCATAAAGGATCCGACTAAG GAAGAAATGATGAGAGGAAAACCAGGGTATGAACATCTGAACGAACCTCTTCATATTCTAGTAGAGGCAGAACTACCAGTTGAAATTATTGATACTCGTTTATTGCAAGCACGTGAGGTACTTGAAGATTTGCTCAGGCCTGTG GACGAATCTCAGGATTTTTACAAGAAACAGCAGCTGCGAGAGTTGGCAATGCTCAATGGCACACTTCGTGAGGAGGGTTCTCCAATGTCCGGTTCAGTGTCACCCTTCCACAACAGTCTTGGTATGAAGAGGGCCAAGACCAGGGGGTGA